The Amblyomma americanum isolate KBUSLIRL-KWMA chromosome 2, ASM5285725v1, whole genome shotgun sequence genome contains the following window.
TCTGCAATGCAGACATCCGAAGTTGCAGATGGGGCAGGGTGGCAGGCACCTGGTCCTGTATCACTTGTACCTTGCCTAGAAGCGCACGCCACAGGTCCAGAATCAGATCCACTAGGCCCCGGAGCACATGTAGCAGGTGTGGATGTTTGCTTCAGTGCTCCTTTTCGTTCAGCACGCTGGAACCTGGCGATTTTTTGGACAATGTTCCTTGAAGCACGATAAGGAAAGACAGATGGTATGTAGTCTGAATGCGTAGGTTCAGATGATGGTCGGCCTGTAAAAGAAAAATGGAAAGGTCACAATATGCTTCTAGATGAAAACAATATTAGCTGCACCTGGACGACAGGACAGCGGAAGGGAATGGTGGAAAGAACACTAAGCGTGCTTTGACATAAGTAGATTCTTGGACTGGGCACATATAATTAACTGACAATATCCCAGGCGCTGGAAACGCACCAGAATAAGAAATTACATGCGTACAAGGTCGTTCGTTCTAGCCACAGCAgttgcttttttttacttttactgtTCACAAGAAGCACGCACGGCATGACATCAGTTAAGCACTGCACTGGCGCCATCATCCTGCCTTTTTTTCCCCCGATCAGAGGCAGGCCAAAACAAATGAAGCTACAGCGATTTTTTGCTACGAGGCACGCCATACCGCAAATATGTTTGTACTACCGCGGGCTCTAAACGCCCGCCGATGTTGAATGATACTCGGGCGGTATAGAATATCGACTCCGCCAAAATGTGCTGGCCGCGGACATGATCGAACACGCGATACCGAAAAAACGCCTCGACTACGGCGCCAAATATGCAAGCAAACGTTAAAGAAACGCCGAACGAGTTTTGCTTTCGGCGAAGAGATTTTCGGGTCCGTTTCGCAGCGTGGTGGCCAGTACTACAATGGAAAGGCCTCAGGCTTGTCTCGAAAAAAGGCGAGACAGGGTTCTTCGGTTCAGCACCAAGCGAGCGTAGCAACGGGTGCTGCTCTACGACGCCTTGCACGCGACAcacaacggcaaaaaaaaaaaaactaaacgtaACCGTGTGAGTGTCCAAGTAGCAGTCCTAGTGATACATGTAATCATTACATGAGCGAATGTGGATGTTACGATAGATCACTCATACCGTTCAATCGCGTCAACGGTCATGTATCAAATCGAACATAAGCAGAGCGGGAACGCACTACGGCACAAGCGGGCTTTTAAAATGTTTCTCGCCTTGAACGAGGTGGGCAGAGCAAACATGCGAACTTCTTGAGGGCAGCCATTTGTCCCGCCGCACAGCTGCGATCCAAGCAATTCTGCGCTCCGTGTCCGTAGGGAACCTAAAAGCGCGCACTTCCGACAGGAGGTTGGTTCCGGGCCGCAAGCTGCAGCTTGGTACACAACACGGTCCACGTCGCGATGGTGTCACGGGAGACATTTTGGATGCTGAAAACATGTTGCAACGAGCATGACTAGTACCCGCACGACGCAAGCAACACACGGGTCGAGGAAAACCATCCGCGAGCGCTCGCCTTACGGAGAGGCCGGAAGTTTCTCGGGTGCATATCCGGTTTGAGGCGCGTCGGCGCGCTCTGGCAACCATGACGGCTAGGAGCCCCCGAAAAAGTCGATATGCAGAAAGAACtcgtatttatttttttcgttttggTTAATGGCTGAAACGTGTGGCAAGTAGGAATTAAGTCAAAGCAAAGTGCGTGTGGTGAAGTACTTGCGTATCACTGACAGTGACGTTCTTCTAGGATCATCGCTTTGCTTCACTAGAAGCATTCCCTTTTCAGGAAATTTGACGAAAATCACCTGAAAGAAGTTTCAGGTGATCCAGGATCTCCAGAATCCAGTACTCCAGTATGTCAAGGACAGATGGTTCCGCGCCTGGTCCTGTTGTATCCTTTCCTTGTCcacgtcttttgcgctattttcgcttaagtacatctgtgtttgattTTCGCGGGCAAAAAAAAGTCAATTTAACAAAAACCATACGTTACAAAAATTGCCATTCACAAAGAAACACTCCGCAACCATCttgaaaaagaagacaaggcCAGCCACAGCAGTCCAAACTGGCTTCATCGTTGTCATCTATTACGCGCGGGAAAGATTTTCACCAAATATACAAAACAGACAAATTTGCTGGTTTAAAACTTCAAAAGAATACTCCCCCAGTTGAAAGAGATATAAACAAAAGCAGAGAATTTCATGGCACCGTGAGGTCCTTAAAGGTTCAATGcagcttttccttctttttttctctcccagATCCCTTCATCGGCTCCATCTGGCAACTGTGTTACGGCTGCCGTCACagccagtcaatgcgctgccgtGTTCGCCGACGGCTCGACACGGTGTCCAAGCCTCTTCGATCCCGGCAGCGCGTTGTCTCGTTCTGCCTTCCCCGTCCCTCATTGTTGTGCGCTGCAAATCGGGCCGCTCATTTACAACGCAAACAAGCGAGGCACGCGGAATCGGCTCTGAGTTCTGCCTCGTATCTGACAAGAAAATCTTATCTGTAGGGCTTGTAGAGGTTGTTGTCGCAAGCACTAGTGTTCTGTCTCGTAACGTCTGTCTGTCCCGTTTATGTGTGCTTGTTCGGGGCGGCTTGCTGACTTTTTCtatttttctgctatcttttCAGGCCGATGTAAGTAGATTAACGCATGCATCGCAATGCCTGTCACTGTCAGCCACGCTATCCAACGCTGTAAGCTTGCAGCAAAAGAGCAAAGCCTAATGCATTGGACGTGGCAGATACCAGAGGCAGCTGAACGAAGCGTCACGATACCGAGAAAGGCAGTGTTTTTTAAAGAAGCGGAAATGAGCAGTACTGAAAACCGGCTTAGTTGATTCGCACCTTGACAGTGCACAGTGAAAAAACAACGGCATAAAGTAAGCACATTCGTCAGTTCGTCCTGCTCTCTTCACCTCTTTGTGTCCCAAGCTTTCAAGAAGCAAAGGAATCACTCCTGACTTCTTTCTCCTTTCTGCAAAGCGAGCGCAAGCAATGCCGACTTAAACCGAAATGAATCAATGACATCGCGAAGTGCGCTTTCTTCAGCTCAGTTATTGCGTTTGCAGCATAACTGCACGCATCGCATGCAAACCCAGCCAGTGACTAACTCAAATTCTATCACGCCGTGATTGGGTAACGGTATTTCAGCGATGCATGTGCCGAGGCGGAAAGTCGATCCGTCATGTAACAATACGCATGCCTACAGCTACTAGTCTTCTAGCATATACTGAAGCTGCAGTGACGCGTTATCCGAATTTTCGTTGACTGTCTCAAGAGAGAATATTGTTACGCTATCGGTGACACTTACTACCGGTCAATCAAACCTGTACTCAACCAACATAATTTGAGCTAACCCTAAAGGTAACCTCCTTGTACAAAAGAGAGTCCAGGATAATTCCATGCGGCAGACGCAAGACATTAATTACATCCTTGCTAACTTTTTGTAAAACGTCACAGTCTCTTTAATCGTAACCGCACTCTCTTCTGCCAGTCGTCAACGATCAGCTCGAGCGGCCTTCGCGCAGCGTGGTCTGCTACGTGGGCCCCGACCAGGACATGGGTGCCCTGCCGGAGGCCTGCACTCACGTCGTCTACCGGAGCCTCGTCGTCGACGTCTACACGCTCAAACTCGTGGACGCAGGGCTGCCTCAGAAGGGTCAGTGCCTGTCCTCTGCACTTGACAAGAGCTACAGGCGGTTCCCATAGGCCTGAAATCAAGTAGCGCACGGATAGAACCACAGGAAAGGGAGTACGAGCGAGCGGTGCTGTTTTAAACTGAGGGCCGTTTGGACGCGAAAGTGTTAACGTTCCGCAGAGAATCCGTCATCGGCGTCGCCGTTGGCGTTGTCAGCGAAACATTCCTGTAGAAGCAACCTAGTGTGGGCCAGATAGGTCATGTGACcctgtggcgccatcacaacctgcccactggaatGTGAaaaaaactgaccaccgtggcaggtggcagtcaaataAAGGTcggtcgcgagaggctgctcggggagggcaacctgggtcacacaaacCCTAGCGGGgccagcacctgtcatcgcatggcagtggcgcatcgcttaactgctgcaccattgcgccagaatatgaggactcccagggatctatgaaagtCGATAATGGCTATTTGCGTGTATATGGGCGTTAGTCCATTAACGCAATCACTTGGCGGAGCTTTATGTGCCCCACCCAACATTTATTGCATCGACACCCTCCTATTCAAAGCCACGGCTTCTTCCTCTAATGATCGGAAATATTGAAATCAGATCAAGAAATTCAGAACCTCTTTTTATCGCTGTCAATCTTGTTATGGTTGAATGGAATTTACTACGGAGGTTTTTTTCAACACTCTTTATTGATGACCACATCCCATTCCCATCACGGATCGCATCACGCTCCTTCTGACGCAGCGACGACATCAGCTCTGTTGAGCTCTTTTGACTTACCCTTTCGAAGTCGCTAATCTGCAGTCAATTACAGTGAAGCTATTGTAACGGGAGCTTACGTCAGCGCTTAGGCGGCAGCGAAACTACAGCGGCGAAACACAGTGTCTGGTGTGTCAGAGTAGCAGGCTTTCGccctgagcgatggcagtgcggctagctaatgcctttcttcttcttcacactAGTTCTTTTTGTGGCTGGTATGCAGCAGCCATATTTCTCCCTACGTCTTACGTGCTTCCGATCATTTTCCTTGCTCAGGGGTGGATTACGATGCCACAGCGATCTAGTCAAGGGTAAAGGCAAAGAATAAAATCGAAATACAGTTGAAAAAAAGGGAAACCAAATCGGCACCTTCCAAAGGAGATGTGGCTACTGTTGACGTCGACCGTCCTCCAGCCACTGCCCTCTCCCCCCACAGACGTGCGCGCCATCCAAGCGGTGGCGCAGCTGAGCGCGCCCAACGTGCGGCCCATGGTGTCGGTGTCCATGGAGCCCGGATACCTGGCCTCGCTGTCGCGGCGCGCCGTGCTGAGCGGCCACGCCGGTCGGCTGGCGCGCAACGTGGGCCGGTGGCTGCTGCAGCGGGGCTACATCGGCGTCGACCTCGACCTGTGGACGCCCGCCAGCAAGGACGAGGCGAACGCCTCCTACTACGCCGCCATAGTGTCCGTGCGTGAGCGTCTGTGTCTGTGCGCTGCTGCACTCGGCGTCTCAATTTTTCAGCTTGGTCAAACAGGAAAACACCTTTTACGACTTCGGCAAAACTGCAGTAAAAGGCATTGGTAATTCCATGTCTCCATAACCATTGTTTTCAACGTAATATACGGTAGTGTCCCTCGACAGACGCATATGACGAAAATCAACTAAAATCCAATGAGGTGGTGTCAGGAAATCTTTGGAGAAAAAGTGGCCGCTGTTGACTCAGGACAGGCTTTGTGTGTTGAGGTATGCTTTGTGCGGACATTCGGCTAGTTCTTAATCTGTTCATGGAGTGTATTTGGATGGTTCGTTTTCGTGGTGCAGTCCTCGTCACTGTAAGCTTCCGCGGAGAGTGAAGCTATCAAGTATCTGCCCAAGAAGAGATCTATTTTCTAGGCTTAAGAATGAGAGCGCACATTCTAAATCATGACACCCTACGTGCCCAGCCTCATGCATGTGTAGTTCAGAGAACAACAGAAAAGCCAGACGGTATTTTAAGCAGAGGGATCGGGAAACGCGGCCCCTGACCTTAAAGCAACGTCACTTTAGTCAAGGATAAGAGAAAAAATGTTTCAAATGCGGAAGGAAAACATACGCCGTTTGCAACTACAAAAACACACAAATCAACTAGCTGTGCCTCGTAGCCTGCTCAAACTGCTTTGTACATGGTTGTGCACATAGGTTTTGTGGACCAATATGCGTGCTAGCTGCACGTGTTCAGCGTCAGCGTGTTCAGCGCAGTCAAATATTGCATTTCAGCGCCTGCCTGCACAGACGCTGAAATGCAATATTTACTCCGGATAACTCAGTTTCTAAGAAAACATGTAAAGAAATGCTAGAGGCTATTAGTAAAGGGGCGTTCTTTTTTTGCATATCAGACATACCGCATCAACGGGCTCTTTCAGAACCCTTTTTAATGACGCATGCTCTGCTGAAAGCGACTATACTGTCCTCATCACGCTTACTCCGATTTCCTTCGCAGAGCTGTGTCTGTTTGTGGACGGGAGTTACCCAACAAACCATTCGATTATCACGTTTCTTTTTTTGATCTGCAGTGCACGTACGCATCCGCGGTGGCATGCAGCAGCATTAGAGTAATATATTGCAATAAATATAACCATATAGTATTTTATTTACTCATTCGTTCGTTCATTTCAGCTTTTGTGCTGCAGTACTCAGTCATATTCTTGTcttgatttatttgtttatttattcattcatttattggtTGCCTGATTGATGGATTGACCTACAACGAAAATTTACAGCAAAAAGCTGGAGTCCTCTTCCGCTTCTCGAGTGCAGGCGATGAAAAGAACGCTGGACACTGGTCGCCTACTGCTCAGCACCAACGTGTACCCCGTGCCGGGCCTCATGGAAGACATGCAGCTCGCCAGGCTCCGGAGGTGAGCTTCAAACTGCGTCATTTCTCTTTTCCTCGTCACATACGAGCGGATATATATGGACGGGAATATTTGCCCTCCAGAGTGATTCCCCGTTTTCAAAACACGCAAAGCAGTCGGCCGAGCGCTTCGCGCAAGGAAGCTTGGCCACACCCACTACAGTCTTCGGTAGTTTGGAAGGGTTCACGGACACTCGCCGTTTTACTAAGCTAAGTGCACGCTGGGCAAAGGGCGAGCTGCTCGCGATGTTTTCCTACGTGATTGCAGCGTTGTGAATTCATACCTTCTAGCATGGCTGAAGCGAGCCCTTTCTTTCTTAGGTAGCGCTGTCCACATAAAAACACGAGCGCTCATTTTCGGTTCGTATAACTTTGACATTTTCGGATCTCAGTATAATGGCagtattttgttgcagttggaaatgTGCAAACACAATAcaatttccttgttttttttttctttcttgggctTACTAGTCAAGGGCCTTTTTGCCATTTTATCATTCCACGCACTTTCGTTCTCCGAACTATAAATACTTCTTTCTTACCGTCTTTGTGAAAAGCAACGAGGCTGCATTTACGGTTTCTCCTGCTAGCAGGAAACATAATCCATCCGTAGGAGGGTAGCTGTGGCTCAAGTTTCACGTCGTGCAGGCTATCCTGGCGGCCGGGCGACGGCGGCGGACGACCGCAGCGTCACCGCTCTGCCATTTGCCTGCTTAGGTGAAAACTGAGCTCGTATATTAGAATAAAATTTTTCTGGGCGTACGACGACCCCAAAGTGTAATTTTCCCCCTAGCCGTCTCGGAGGTTTTCTTTTTCGGGCCGGCGATATAGGTCAGTAGGTGGCTGCTGTCCTGGTGGCACATCTTCCAACCTCCCCTTACACAACCTTCACTAAGCACAAGGGGAGGTGTGTCACCTTATCAGAATGATCTACTTCGGACCTTGCAGATTGTCTCCAGCGCGCGGCTTCGGGGCATCGAGCCAATCGGCGCGGACCAAAGTAGACATGCCGAAAAAGGCAACACGCGCACAATATCGCCCCTGGTGACTTGCACCACTCGCTTCACCAAAGCGGTTTCTGGAAGCGCTGCTTAATAGAAATTCAGTGGTACAAGAGACGGCGACATCTTTTGGCGCATGGTTGACCGGTTCTCTCAGCTAAATATAATCATGGTTTTCTAAAAGACCGAGCGTCCTAAACGGGTGAAACCAAGTGAATGATGTTGGTAGCTCCACGGCGTGGTGTGCAGAATATTTGCTTTCAGTCTGCCATTTTAACCAATTATTGAAGAATAAATGCCTACCAT
Protein-coding sequences here:
- the LOC144119091 gene encoding uncharacterized protein LOC144119091; translated protein: MGALPEACTHVVYRSLVVDVYTLKLVDAGLPQKDVRAIQAVAQLSAPNVRPMVSVSMEPGYLASLSRRAVLSGHAGRLARNVGRWLLQRGYIGVDLDLWTPASKDEANASYYAAIVSAMKRTLDTGRLLLSTNVYPVPGLMEDMQLARLRSNVHLMVLNPCVDNSEPCPLKGSQSWHSALAAFYSATGNLAHIVMAVHFPASSNRTENRANALLEKARFVRWAKLRGVALKGSWTANTSAPLLRPLADYEAPRADFLDWPATSAP